In one window of Sardina pilchardus chromosome 23, fSarPil1.1, whole genome shotgun sequence DNA:
- the LOC134071696 gene encoding C-type lectin domain family 4 member A-like has product MRSSRNPEKPITYRTSVFPVQKSVWLRWVTVVLGVICVLLALLTTGLSVKYTTERDQLKTERDQLKTERDQLKTERDQLKTERDQLQAVIDQTKNSDRKVSCPSGWNVYSKCYLLSSIPKPWSEARQVCQAMGADLVTIESKEEQDYIVGLGKWVWIGLQRSGMSWTWVNGRQLSTGPTFWEPGQPNSDTENCAMTSHTWQDYPCSTR; this is encoded by the exons ATGAGATCCAGCAGAAACCCAGAAAAGCCTATCACATACAGGACGTCCG TATTTCCAGTACAGAAAAGTGTCTGGCTCCGATGGGTCACTGTGGTTTTGGGTGTGATATGTGTTTTACTGGCACTCCTGACCACCGGCCTGAGTGTCAAATACACCACAGAAAGAGACCAGTTAAAGACTGAACGAGACCAGTTGAAGACTGAAAGAGACCAGTTAAAGACTGAAAGAGACCAGTTGAAGACTGAGAGAGACCAGCTACAGGCTGTTATAGACCAGACCAAGAACTCAGATCGGA AGGTATCATGCCCCAGCGGATGGAATGTCTACAGCAAGTGTTATCTCCTCTCGTCTATTCCAAAACCCTGGTCTGAGGCTAGACAAGTCTGCCAAGCCATGGGAGCAGATCTGGTGACCATCGAGAGTAAAGAGGAACAA GATTACATTGTTGGACTGGGGAAATGGGTTTGGATTGGACTGCAAAGAAGTGGGATGAGCTGGACCTGGGTGAATGGCAGACAACTCTCCACAGG GCCCACGTTCTGGGAACCTGGACAGCCCAACAGTGACACAGAGAATTGTGCTATGACCAGCCACACCTGGCAAGACTACCCATGCTCCACTAG ATAG